Proteins encoded together in one Quercus lobata isolate SW786 chromosome 3, ValleyOak3.0 Primary Assembly, whole genome shotgun sequence window:
- the LOC115980233 gene encoding RPM1-interacting protein 4-like, translating into MAPPTFTAGSPKLIDSPSDTLQLFIKKVRVYLLSTCVEQLTTYPDFSRTFALQLTVLVKNYPHTVPWLQKNSHVPKFGSWDNDNIPYTAYFDNARKEKSSVKMNPNDPEENPEAFMYMTGGSEINADHHAFQDPLHVNSNKSNSSVGKHHIEGHTRHHAHRRNTVNQPKIQSQNSITSESGSDKSNSDNSIMQPNHRRVGSDHKKKSLAEGSNTFSLSIPGHARKRSGSRPSVETHHRAASVPKFGAWDELDPQSGEGFTAIFNKVKEEKQIASSQLPNVSPQPSYYPSAQRHERSSPRSKICCCLFSSGSE; encoded by the exons ATGGCT CCACCCACTTTTACAG CTGGGAGTCCAAAACTCATAGATAGTCCCTCAGATACATTACAATTGTTCATTAAGAAGGTGAGGGTGTACCTCCTGAGTACATGTGTTGAACAGTTGACAACATATCCAGACTTTTCAAGAACTTTTGCACTACAATTAActgttcttgttaaaaactACCCTCATACAGTGCCTTGGCTGCAGAAAAACTCCCATGTCCCAAAATTTGGTAGCTGGGACAACGATAATATTCCTTACACAGCTTACTTTGACAATGCGCGCAAAGAGAAATCCAGTGTAAAGATGAACCCAAATGATCCAGAGGAGAATCCAGAGGCCTTCATGTACATGACAGGGGGCTCAGAAATTAATGCTGATCACCATGCATTTCAGGATCCTCTCCATGTCAATTCCAATAAGTCAAATTCATCTGTAGGAAAACACCACATTGAGGGACATACAAGGCATCATGCTCACCGGAGGAACACAgttaatcaaccaaaaattcAGAGCCAAAACAGCATCACATCAGAATCCGGCAGTGATAAAAGCAACTCTGATAATTCAATCATGCAGCCTAATCACCGACGTGTGGGGTCTGATCACAAGAAGAAGAGTTTGGCAGAAGGAAGTAATACCTTCTCTCTGTCAATACCTGGACATGCAAGAAAAAGAAGTGGAAGTCGTCCCTCTGTTGAAACT CATCATAGAGCAGCCTCGGTACCCAAATTCGGAGCTTGGGATGAATTAGACCCTCAATCAGGAGAAGGATTTACTGCCATATTCAACAaagtaaaagaggaaaaacaaaTTGCATCTTCGCAGTTACCAAATGTGTCTCCACAACCAAGCTATTATCCTAGTGCTCAAAGACATGAACGATCTTCCCCCAGAtcaaag ATTTGTTGCTGTCTTTTTTCAAGTGGAAGCGAGTGA